One part of the Xylanimonas allomyrinae genome encodes these proteins:
- a CDS encoding ThuA domain-containing protein encodes MTDRARILVLAGRGRHEDPWHDHAATSHRLALVLAALGEVEVRSTFRDALDDVAGVDLLVLNVGAPTPGHPDDAPAWTPFHERLDAWARADGRILAVHQTALAFPDAPGFGEVLGGRWVEGVTGHPPIGGMRLTVAGGTHPITAGLGAVEAYDERYCRLRVAPSSQVLGWVHDDDEPHPALWVSTAHGGRTVYSALGHDARSYDSAGHQELLLRAARWLLR; translated from the coding sequence ATGACGGACCGTGCGCGGATCCTCGTGCTTGCCGGGCGCGGCCGCCACGAGGACCCCTGGCACGACCACGCCGCGACCTCGCACCGGCTCGCGCTCGTGCTCGCGGCGCTCGGCGAGGTCGAGGTCCGCTCGACGTTCCGCGACGCGCTCGACGACGTCGCCGGCGTGGACCTGCTGGTGCTCAACGTGGGGGCGCCGACGCCTGGGCATCCCGACGACGCCCCGGCCTGGACGCCCTTCCACGAACGGCTCGACGCGTGGGCGCGCGCGGACGGGCGGATCCTCGCCGTCCACCAGACGGCCCTCGCGTTCCCTGACGCGCCGGGCTTCGGGGAGGTGCTCGGCGGGCGCTGGGTCGAGGGTGTCACGGGCCACCCGCCCATCGGGGGCATGCGGCTGACGGTCGCGGGCGGCACGCACCCCATCACCGCGGGTCTCGGCGCGGTCGAGGCCTACGACGAGCGGTACTGCCGCCTCCGGGTCGCGCCGTCGTCGCAGGTTCTGGGCTGGGTGCACGACGACGACGAGCCGCACCCGGCCCTGTGGGTCAGCACGGCGCACGGCGGGCGGACCGTCTACAGCGCGCTGGGTCACGACGCGCGCTCGTACGACTCGGCGGGCCACCAGGAGCTGCTGCTGCGCGCGGCGCGGTGGCTGCTGCGCTGA
- a CDS encoding DUF808 domain-containing protein — MSAGLLGLLDDVAAIAKAAAASLDDVSAAAGKATAKAAGVVIDDTAVTPQFVTGVTPDRELPIVKKIALGSIRNKLLIILPVALLLSWVAPWALAPILMLGGLYLSYEGAEKIWERVRGHDAAHEPGAVSSAAPVAVQGASAEKTLISGAVRTDLILSAEIMVISLNEVAHETFWDRLIILVVVALVITVGVYGVVGLIVKMDDIGLALSRRRSPGVQALGRALVVGMPKVLGVIATVGTVAMLWVGGHILLNGVHELGWTAPFDAVRHVEHAIADGVAGVGGALGWLFETLCSAVVGLAVGAAVLAVVHLLPFGRKHASHDDEPAHA, encoded by the coding sequence ATGAGCGCCGGCCTGCTCGGCCTGCTCGACGACGTCGCGGCGATCGCGAAGGCCGCCGCGGCCTCTCTGGACGACGTCAGCGCGGCCGCCGGCAAGGCGACCGCCAAGGCCGCCGGCGTCGTCATCGACGACACCGCGGTGACGCCGCAGTTCGTCACGGGCGTCACGCCCGACCGCGAGCTGCCGATCGTCAAGAAGATCGCGCTCGGCTCGATCCGCAACAAGCTGCTCATCATCCTGCCGGTCGCGCTGCTGCTGTCCTGGGTCGCGCCCTGGGCGCTCGCGCCGATCCTCATGCTGGGCGGCCTCTACCTGTCGTACGAGGGTGCCGAGAAGATCTGGGAGCGCGTGCGCGGGCACGACGCCGCGCACGAGCCCGGCGCCGTGAGCTCGGCGGCACCCGTCGCCGTCCAGGGCGCGAGCGCCGAGAAGACGCTGATCTCCGGGGCCGTGCGCACCGACCTCATCCTGTCGGCCGAGATCATGGTCATCTCGCTCAACGAGGTCGCCCACGAGACGTTCTGGGACCGGCTGATCATCCTCGTCGTCGTCGCGCTCGTGATCACCGTGGGCGTCTACGGCGTCGTCGGCCTCATCGTGAAGATGGACGACATCGGCCTGGCGCTGTCGCGACGGCGGTCGCCGGGCGTGCAGGCCCTGGGCCGCGCACTGGTGGTGGGCATGCCCAAGGTGCTGGGCGTCATCGCGACCGTCGGCACGGTCGCGATGCTGTGGGTCGGTGGGCACATCCTGCTCAACGGCGTCCACGAGCTCGGCTGGACGGCGCCGTTCGACGCCGTGCGGCACGTCGAGCACGCCATCGCCGACGGCGTCGCCGGGGTGGGCGGGGCGCTCGGCTGGCTGTTCGAGACGCTGTGCTCGGCCGTCGTGGGGCTGGCCGTCGGGGCCGCGGTGCTCGCCGTCGTGCACCTCCTGCCGTTCGGCCGCAAGCACGCCTCGCACGACGACGAGCCCGCACACGCATGA
- a CDS encoding tRNA (cytidine(34)-2'-O)-methyltransferase, with protein MSNPHASAPAAPAAPFAHLVYFEPRIAGNTGSAIRLAAVTGARLHLVEPLGFDLEESKLRRAGLDYHDLAVLDVHPGFQAAMDALPGARVFAFEVGAATSYTDVAYQRGDVLLFGPEPTGLPDEVLAHPRITQRVVLPMLPGRRSLNLTNAASIATYEAWRQLGFPGS; from the coding sequence ATGAGCAACCCGCACGCCTCCGCCCCCGCCGCGCCGGCCGCCCCGTTCGCGCACCTCGTCTACTTCGAGCCGCGCATCGCCGGGAACACCGGGTCCGCGATCCGGCTCGCCGCCGTCACGGGCGCCCGGCTGCACCTGGTCGAGCCGCTCGGCTTCGACCTCGAGGAGTCCAAGTTGCGCCGGGCCGGGCTCGACTACCACGACCTCGCCGTGCTGGACGTGCACCCGGGCTTCCAGGCCGCGATGGACGCCCTGCCGGGCGCGCGCGTTTTCGCGTTCGAGGTAGGGGCGGCGACGTCGTACACCGACGTCGCCTACCAGCGAGGCGACGTGCTGCTCTTCGGCCCCGAGCCCACCGGGCTGCCCGACGAGGTGCTCGCGCACCCGCGCATCACCCAGCGCGTGGTGCTGCCCATGCTGCCGGGGCGCCGCTCGCTCAACCTGACCAACGCGGCGTCGATCGCGACGTACGAGGCGTGGCGGCAGCTCGGCTTTCCGGGGTCCTGA